From a region of the Paenibacillus sp. FSL R10-2734 genome:
- the gntK gene encoding gluconokinase produces the protein MIGVDIGTTSTKAVLFEEKGAIAAQANVGYPLHQPSPSIAEQDPEQILSAVFHTISDVMRQSGVSPEKILFVSFSSAMHSVIAVDKLGKALTACITWADNRSAGCALRLKNELNGHELYLRTGTPIHPMSPITKLMWLREEQPDLFQQTYKFISIKEYIFARLFGEYIVDHSIASSTGMLNLENLDWDKEALEIAHITSDQLSRLVPTTQILQGLLPGLAEKLLLLPTTPFIVGASDGVLSNLGVGAIEPGVVAATIGTSGAIRTVVDHPLTDPKGRTFCYNLTDKHWVIGGAVNNGGMLFRWVRDEFAASEVETAKRLGIDPYEVLTRIAEQVPAGSGGLLFHPYLTGERAPLWNPDARGSFFGLTMNHHKEHMIRSVLEGVIFNMYTVLLAMEEQMGRPSKILATGGFARSSLWRQMMADIFDQEVIIPESIESSCLGAVVLGLYATGRVDSFDVVFDMIGSTHEHKPVDAHSKVYKQLLPIYISVYRSLESQYQAIAEFQRET, from the coding sequence ATGATTGGCGTTGATATTGGAACAACAAGTACCAAAGCAGTTCTCTTCGAGGAAAAAGGAGCCATAGCGGCACAAGCTAATGTAGGATATCCTTTACATCAGCCCTCTCCCTCTATAGCGGAACAAGACCCGGAGCAAATCCTGAGTGCAGTCTTCCACACTATTTCTGATGTCATGCGACAAAGTGGTGTATCGCCAGAAAAAATTCTGTTCGTCTCCTTCAGTTCAGCCATGCACAGTGTCATAGCAGTCGATAAGCTGGGTAAGGCCCTTACTGCCTGCATTACCTGGGCTGATAATCGCAGTGCCGGATGCGCTCTTCGCTTGAAGAATGAGCTAAATGGTCATGAATTGTATTTGCGCACAGGAACACCTATTCATCCAATGTCTCCGATCACCAAACTAATGTGGCTTCGTGAAGAGCAGCCTGATTTGTTCCAGCAAACCTATAAGTTCATTTCCATAAAAGAATACATATTCGCTCGGCTATTCGGCGAATACATCGTCGATCATTCCATCGCTTCTTCCACAGGCATGCTCAATCTAGAAAATCTAGACTGGGATAAAGAAGCTTTGGAGATTGCACATATTACATCGGACCAACTCTCGCGGCTAGTTCCCACCACGCAGATCCTGCAAGGTCTGCTTCCTGGATTAGCGGAGAAGCTGTTACTACTTCCTACAACACCGTTTATTGTAGGCGCCAGTGATGGCGTCTTATCCAATCTCGGCGTAGGTGCGATTGAACCCGGTGTAGTTGCCGCTACGATTGGAACAAGTGGAGCGATTCGCACGGTAGTGGATCACCCGCTTACTGATCCAAAAGGACGGACCTTCTGTTATAACTTAACCGATAAGCATTGGGTAATTGGAGGAGCTGTGAATAATGGTGGCATGCTGTTCCGCTGGGTACGAGATGAGTTCGCAGCCTCTGAGGTTGAAACCGCCAAACGACTTGGCATTGACCCTTACGAGGTTCTGACTCGCATCGCAGAGCAAGTTCCGGCGGGAAGCGGCGGACTTCTATTCCATCCCTATTTGACTGGAGAACGGGCGCCGCTGTGGAATCCTGATGCCCGTGGTTCCTTCTTTGGTCTTACCATGAATCATCATAAGGAGCATATGATTCGGTCGGTCCTAGAGGGCGTAATCTTTAATATGTATACGGTTTTGTTAGCTATGGAAGAGCAAATGGGGCGCCCTAGCAAAATACTAGCCACAGGCGGCTTCGCCCGCTCCTCGTTATGGCGGCAGATGATGGCTGATATCTTTGATCAGGAGGTTATCATTCCGGAGAGTATCGAGAGCTCCTGCCTCGGGGCGGTTGTGCTTGGTCTTTACGCAACAGGTCGAGTGGATTCCTTTGACGTGGTATTTGATATGATTGGTTCAACCCATGAGCATAAGCCGGTTGATGCACATAGTAAAGTATACAAGCAGCTACTACCGATCTATATTTCTGTCTACCGTAGTCTCGAAAGCCAGTATCAAGCTATCGCGGAGTTTCAGCGGGAAACATAA
- a CDS encoding acyltransferase → MRQKERIPQLDIFRAIAIFAVLAIHATSRTLAETLGTNMFHPFLFINKFSQFAVPSFIFLSGFVLFYNYIDRPLGGKTLGKFYSRRLLYIIVPYVLFSLLYFALKMTAGHTWSLPPGEMAAKLWKYLWTGTAYTHLYYIIIIIQFYVLFPLILWCLQKVRHLAAWAPLIGLLLQWGFVLLNKYMTNNGYWQLSKGSLAITYFSYFLLGAGIAVYYSSLKKWLIPTLEGWRSGKGPVWITLWILWVAAGVVHVELWFNNYTKKTVINSLWYEGFSNLHALLSCVVLLQVSFLLYGAGRSLLTRLLLSAGACSFGIYLLHPLLLFFYRKLPFHGGSLAYTAAIAGGWLFALLGSWIVVALAFRYIKSAWIIFGSGPQKAKTNSKGA, encoded by the coding sequence ATGAGACAAAAAGAAAGAATTCCGCAGCTGGATATTTTTCGGGCGATTGCTATCTTTGCAGTGCTGGCTATCCATGCTACGTCGCGAACGTTGGCGGAGACACTCGGTACAAATATGTTTCATCCGTTCTTATTCATTAATAAATTCAGCCAGTTCGCCGTACCCTCATTCATATTTTTGAGTGGGTTCGTGCTGTTCTATAACTATATTGACCGTCCACTCGGTGGAAAGACGCTGGGGAAGTTCTACAGTAGAAGGCTGCTTTATATTATTGTGCCCTATGTACTATTTTCGTTGCTATATTTCGCATTAAAAATGACGGCGGGTCATACATGGAGCTTACCCCCAGGGGAAATGGCCGCTAAGCTTTGGAAGTATTTATGGACAGGAACGGCATATACGCATCTGTACTATATTATTATCATTATTCAGTTTTACGTATTGTTTCCGCTCATTTTGTGGTGCTTGCAAAAGGTTCGTCATCTGGCAGCTTGGGCGCCGCTAATTGGGCTGCTATTACAGTGGGGTTTCGTGTTGCTGAATAAATACATGACCAATAATGGGTATTGGCAGTTGTCTAAGGGCAGTCTGGCGATCACCTATTTCTCGTATTTCTTGCTTGGTGCTGGGATTGCGGTGTATTATTCTTCTTTGAAAAAATGGCTCATCCCAACTCTTGAAGGCTGGCGCTCTGGTAAAGGTCCGGTATGGATTACGCTATGGATTTTATGGGTTGCGGCAGGGGTTGTCCATGTGGAACTGTGGTTTAACAACTATACGAAGAAAACTGTCATCAATAGTTTATGGTATGAGGGATTCTCTAACCTTCATGCGTTGCTCTCTTGTGTTGTGTTGCTACAAGTGTCCTTCTTACTGTATGGAGCCGGTCGAAGCCTGCTAACAAGATTGTTGTTATCTGCCGGAGCCTGCTCTTTCGGGATTTATCTACTGCATCCATTACTGCTATTTTTCTATAGAAAATTACCGTTTCACGGAGGTTCACTAGCTTATACCGCAGCGATTGCTGGGGGTTGGCTCTTTGCACTGTTAGGTTCATGGATTGTAGTTGCCTTGGCCTTCCGATATATTAAGTCTGCTTGGATCATCTTCGGATCAGGTCCACAGAAAGCGAAAACGAATTCCAAAGGCGCGTAA
- a CDS encoding acyltransferase has product MIINFYRRRLKYILLPYLLVSMGYYALTLYVNGQLTQNFGDNLSSFFRAVVTGSAYAHLYFVFISIQFYLLFPVLLKLLQSSRLLVRWAVPLGFALQWGFIFWNKYELHIVEKGSLAISYLAYYMLGAFIAIHFDKVKIWLMKPWREQSAAQKGWIRVLVSLWLIAAFIHVQLWYVARHYGVWTDSLWYELLWNVHTILSALVLLYAAFLIQRRAPRRMIAFLTSLGELSFAIYLIHPLLLAIFRKLGSSISPESLTYVFFIYGGLVFALGGSWLIVQIAFRRIPKSWIILGSVPRSLESSLRAKSVHASNEMGKFNT; this is encoded by the coding sequence TTGATCATTAATTTCTACCGTCGGCGATTAAAGTATATTCTACTGCCCTATCTGTTGGTTTCTATGGGTTATTATGCACTAACCTTATATGTGAATGGACAATTAACTCAGAATTTCGGGGACAACTTGTCCAGCTTTTTTAGAGCGGTAGTCACGGGTTCAGCTTATGCTCATCTGTATTTTGTGTTTATTAGTATTCAGTTTTATTTGCTTTTTCCGGTGCTGCTTAAGCTGCTGCAGAGTTCCAGATTGTTAGTACGCTGGGCGGTTCCGCTCGGGTTTGCTCTTCAGTGGGGCTTTATTTTCTGGAATAAATACGAGCTACACATTGTTGAAAAAGGAAGTTTGGCGATCTCCTATCTAGCTTATTACATGTTGGGTGCCTTTATTGCAATTCACTTTGACAAGGTTAAGATATGGCTGATGAAGCCGTGGAGGGAACAATCTGCTGCCCAAAAAGGATGGATCCGAGTTCTGGTGTCCTTGTGGTTAATTGCAGCCTTTATTCATGTGCAGCTATGGTATGTCGCCCGCCATTATGGGGTGTGGACGGATTCACTGTGGTACGAGCTGTTATGGAATGTCCATACGATATTGTCAGCGTTGGTGCTGCTGTATGCCGCATTTTTGATCCAACGTAGGGCTCCTCGCAGGATGATTGCCTTTTTGACTTCTCTGGGTGAGCTTTCATTTGCGATTTATTTGATTCATCCGCTCTTACTGGCGATATTCCGCAAGCTCGGATCTTCTATTAGTCCGGAATCGCTAACTTATGTTTTCTTTATATACGGGGGGCTTGTGTTTGCGCTGGGAGGCAGCTGGTTGATTGTGCAGATTGCTTTCCGCCGAATTCCTAAGTCATGGATCATCTTGGGGAGCGTACCTCGGTCTCTGGAGTCTAGTCTGAGGGCAAAGTCAGTACATGCCTCTAATGAGATGGGAAAGTTTAATACTTGA
- a CDS encoding acyltransferase: MRNVTRYPVEGHNSLWYIYRTVSPWKGVRNFIFIQIARYCPILPLKNWIYRRILGMKVGKHTSFGLMAMVDVFFPEKITVGENSIIGYNTTILAHEYLIKEYRLGEVVIGENVLIGANTTILPGVTIGDWAVIAAGSVVHKNVAAGSFVGGNPLRELRPASKEDQSEQV, encoded by the coding sequence GTGAGAAACGTAACCCGATATCCTGTAGAAGGTCATAACTCACTTTGGTACATTTACCGTACGGTTAGCCCCTGGAAGGGGGTCCGGAACTTTATTTTTATTCAGATCGCCCGTTATTGCCCTATTCTACCGTTAAAGAACTGGATCTACCGCCGGATTCTCGGAATGAAGGTAGGTAAGCATACCTCTTTCGGTCTGATGGCAATGGTGGATGTGTTTTTTCCGGAAAAAATAACGGTTGGTGAGAACTCTATTATCGGTTATAACACGACGATTCTGGCGCATGAGTACCTAATCAAGGAATATCGCCTGGGCGAAGTAGTGATTGGTGAAAATGTATTGATCGGCGCGAATACAACGATTCTTCCCGGTGTGACTATTGGTGATTGGGCAGTGATTGCTGCAGGATCAGTAGTACACAAGAACGTGGCAGCTGGCTCTTTTGTAGGAGGCAATCCACTGCGAGAGCTGCGTCCTGCTTCAAAGGAAGATCAATCGGAACAAGTGTAA
- the ppaX gene encoding pyrophosphatase PpaX: MIECVLFDLDGTIVDTNELIIGSFMYALKDNGLSPLTREEIIPHMGTTLQHQIRVFSGLEDVNGALEKSYRSYNNEHHDALVRPFPQVNETMEELSRRGIKMGIVTTKIRPTTIKTLERFDLLKYMDTIVTVNDVTEPKPHPEPVLTAINNLGVDPRKTLMVGDSTVDIQSAKAAGVYAAGVSWSLKGEDILRKYDPDYIIHNMKDILEIVERGTSES; encoded by the coding sequence ATGATAGAATGCGTTCTTTTTGATCTAGATGGAACGATTGTCGATACGAATGAGCTAATTATTGGTTCGTTTATGTACGCGCTGAAGGACAATGGTCTATCTCCGCTCACTAGAGAAGAGATTATTCCGCATATGGGAACGACCCTTCAGCATCAGATAAGAGTATTCTCTGGACTTGAGGATGTGAACGGTGCGCTAGAAAAATCCTACCGGTCTTATAATAATGAGCATCATGATGCGTTAGTACGTCCCTTTCCACAGGTGAATGAGACGATGGAAGAGCTCTCACGTCGTGGGATAAAAATGGGGATTGTAACGACCAAAATTCGTCCTACAACGATTAAAACGCTGGAGAGGTTTGATTTGCTGAAGTACATGGATACGATTGTGACGGTGAACGATGTTACTGAACCAAAGCCACATCCGGAGCCTGTTCTGACAGCTATCAATAACCTTGGCGTTGATCCTCGTAAAACCCTTATGGTGGGTGACAGTACAGTTGATATTCAGTCAGCAAAAGCTGCTGGCGTATATGCGGCTGGCGTATCGTGGTCATTAAAAGGCGAAGACATTCTCCGCAAGTATGATCCCGACTATATCATCCATAACATGAAGGATATTCTAGAAATTGTGGAGCGAGGAACGAGTGAATCGTGA
- the lgt gene encoding prolipoprotein diacylglyceryl transferase, whose protein sequence is MFPLAIDPIVFSIGSLPVHWYGLILGFGALAGLFLAIREGKRFGIPQEFFMDMLLLGVPSAIIGARIYFVAFKWDDYKDNLIDVFKIWNGGIAIYGALIGAIICGIIYFRYKGYPFWRIVDICAPGLLAGQMIGRWGNFVNQEAYGSVVEESFLRDKLHLPDFIVNQMYIGDAFHHPTFLYESLWSLLGIALLMVLRRQKFVRAGEIFMSYFIWYSIGRFFIEAVRTDSLAFNGSAGLASFINGLWKPMEWLGFEQGYLDPSYGNIRISQLLSLLIIVAAILLIIIRRVTGEPKAHYSDPIVCTKPIHADSVVPESAANTPQKTRQGGQPGQGQKADGDKKEQ, encoded by the coding sequence ATGTTCCCATTAGCAATAGATCCTATTGTATTCTCAATTGGATCACTGCCAGTACACTGGTACGGCTTAATACTAGGTTTCGGTGCACTCGCTGGGCTATTTCTTGCGATCCGCGAGGGCAAACGCTTCGGTATTCCACAAGAATTCTTTATGGATATGCTTCTGCTGGGTGTGCCCTCGGCCATTATTGGGGCACGGATTTATTTTGTAGCGTTTAAATGGGATGACTATAAGGATAATTTAATAGATGTCTTTAAGATATGGAATGGCGGTATTGCCATTTACGGTGCATTAATTGGAGCAATTATTTGTGGAATTATATATTTCCGCTATAAAGGCTACCCATTTTGGCGTATCGTTGATATTTGTGCACCCGGACTACTAGCGGGCCAAATGATTGGCCGCTGGGGAAACTTTGTAAACCAAGAGGCATACGGCAGCGTGGTTGAAGAGTCCTTTTTACGGGATAAACTGCATTTACCTGACTTCATTGTGAACCAAATGTACATAGGGGATGCATTTCATCATCCGACCTTCCTGTATGAATCTCTATGGAGCTTACTGGGCATCGCGCTATTAATGGTTCTCCGTCGTCAGAAATTTGTGCGTGCCGGTGAAATCTTCATGTCTTACTTTATATGGTATTCTATCGGTCGTTTCTTCATCGAAGCCGTGCGTACGGATAGCTTAGCTTTTAATGGAAGTGCAGGCTTAGCATCTTTTATAAACGGATTGTGGAAACCGATGGAATGGTTAGGCTTTGAACAAGGATACTTGGACCCAAGTTATGGAAATATCCGTATTTCCCAGCTGCTTTCTCTACTAATCATCGTTGCAGCTATCCTGCTTATCATTATCCGCCGGGTAACCGGAGAGCCTAAAGCACATTATTCTGATCCTATCGTGTGCACTAAGCCGATCCATGCAGATAGCGTAGTACCCGAAAGCGCAGCAAATACACCGCAGAAAACCCGTCAAGGGGGCCAACCTGGGCAAGGACAGAAAGCGGATGGAGATAAGAAGGAGCAGTAA
- the hprK gene encoding HPr(Ser) kinase/phosphatase produces MAKKVKVSELVQHFQLEVISGQEGLKRPITVDDLNRPGLEIAGYFEYYPEERVQLLGKTELAFFSMLPEAERKSRLRGICNDNTPCIVITRGLDVPQELIDISNEKALPVLRSSMATTIFSSRLTSFLEGKLAPTATIHGVLCDVYGVGMLITGSSGIGKSETALELVKRGHRLIADDAVEIRQTSDNQLHGTAPELIRHLLEIRGVGIINVMTLFGAGAIRNHKRITLVVRLEAWQQDKQYDRLGLDEETTRIIDTDVPLVTIPVRPGRNLAVIIEVAAMNYRLKQMGFNAALQFTNKLTATISEDMDDLD; encoded by the coding sequence ATGGCTAAGAAAGTAAAAGTATCTGAATTGGTACAGCATTTTCAATTAGAGGTTATTTCCGGCCAGGAAGGTCTAAAGAGACCTATTACGGTCGATGACCTGAATCGCCCTGGACTAGAGATTGCTGGTTATTTTGAATATTATCCGGAAGAACGTGTTCAATTGCTTGGTAAGACAGAACTCGCGTTTTTCTCCATGCTGCCCGAAGCTGAACGGAAAAGTCGACTTCGTGGAATTTGTAATGACAACACACCATGTATCGTAATTACACGTGGTTTGGATGTGCCTCAGGAGTTAATCGATATCAGTAACGAAAAGGCCCTTCCTGTGCTTCGTAGCTCTATGGCTACGACTATTTTCTCTAGCCGTTTGACGAGCTTCTTAGAAGGGAAATTAGCCCCTACGGCGACGATTCATGGTGTACTCTGTGATGTGTACGGTGTAGGTATGCTTATTACGGGTAGTAGTGGCATTGGTAAAAGTGAAACAGCCCTTGAACTCGTGAAACGCGGACATCGACTGATTGCTGATGATGCGGTGGAAATCCGCCAGACTTCAGATAACCAGTTGCATGGTACAGCACCTGAGTTAATCCGTCATTTACTGGAGATCCGTGGAGTAGGTATCATTAATGTAATGACACTTTTTGGTGCGGGTGCTATTCGTAATCATAAACGGATTACACTTGTCGTTAGATTGGAAGCTTGGCAGCAAGACAAGCAGTATGATCGACTTGGACTTGATGAGGAAACGACTCGGATTATAGACACGGATGTTCCACTTGTAACGATTCCCGTACGTCCAGGACGTAACCTCGCAGTTATTATAGAGGTTGCAGCGATGAACTATCGTCTGAAACAAATGGGCTTTAATGCAGCCCTGCAGTTCACGAATAAGCTAACTGCGACCATATCTGAAGATATGGATGATCTCGATTAG
- the ugpC gene encoding sn-glycerol-3-phosphate ABC transporter ATP-binding protein UgpC yields MAGVRLEHIFKKYPGSDKATVIDINLDIKDKEFLVLVGPSGCGKSTTLRMIAGLEEISEGKMYIGDRVVNDVAPKDRDIAMVFQSYALYPHMSVYQNMAFGLKLRKVKKDEIDKKVREAAKILDIEHLLERKPKALSGGQRQRVALGRAIVRDPQVFLMDEPLSNLDAKLRGQMRAEITKLVKRLETTCIYVTHDQTEAMTMGDRIVVMYDGIIQQAASPEELYNEPTNLFVAGFIGSPTMNFITGTLSEVSGSIRFRAENLDVEVPGGKAQIIRNKGYIGKEVIMGVRPEDIHEEPVFLEASPNTIFTSLVDVTENLGHEMLLYLSGLGKSTVIARVDGRSTTREGSKPKLAIDMNKIHFFDKESEANILLG; encoded by the coding sequence ATGGCAGGCGTACGTTTAGAGCATATTTTCAAAAAATACCCGGGTTCAGATAAAGCAACAGTAATCGATATCAATCTTGATATTAAAGATAAGGAATTTCTAGTATTGGTTGGACCTTCCGGTTGCGGTAAATCCACAACTTTGCGTATGATCGCTGGTTTGGAAGAAATCTCCGAAGGTAAAATGTACATTGGCGATCGTGTAGTTAACGACGTTGCACCTAAAGACCGCGATATCGCGATGGTATTCCAATCCTACGCCCTGTATCCGCATATGAGCGTATACCAAAACATGGCTTTCGGTTTGAAACTTCGTAAAGTGAAGAAGGATGAAATCGACAAGAAAGTTCGCGAAGCTGCTAAAATTCTCGATATCGAGCATTTGCTAGAGCGTAAACCAAAAGCACTTTCCGGTGGTCAACGCCAACGTGTCGCTTTGGGACGCGCTATCGTACGTGATCCACAAGTCTTCTTGATGGATGAGCCTCTTTCCAACTTGGATGCTAAACTTCGTGGTCAAATGCGTGCTGAAATTACTAAACTTGTGAAACGCCTTGAAACCACTTGTATCTACGTAACGCATGACCAAACAGAAGCTATGACAATGGGTGATCGCATCGTAGTTATGTATGATGGTATCATTCAACAAGCTGCTTCTCCTGAAGAGTTGTACAATGAGCCTACAAACCTGTTCGTAGCTGGATTTATCGGATCCCCTACAATGAACTTTATCACTGGTACTTTGTCTGAAGTGAGCGGATCTATCCGTTTCCGTGCAGAGAACCTTGATGTTGAAGTACCAGGCGGAAAAGCACAAATTATCCGCAACAAAGGTTACATCGGTAAAGAAGTAATCATGGGCGTTCGTCCAGAAGATATCCATGAAGAGCCAGTATTCTTGGAAGCTTCCCCGAACACAATCTTTACTTCATTGGTTGATGTTACTGAAAACCTTGGTCATGAAATGCTCCTTTACTTGAGCGGCCTTGGTAAATCTACTGTAATCGCTCGTGTAGATGGACGTTCCACTACTCGCGAAGGCAGCAAGCCAAAATTGGCTATCGATATGAACAAAATTCACTTCTTTGATAAAGAATCCGAAGCTAACATTTTGTTAGGATAA
- a CDS encoding helix-turn-helix domain-containing protein: MGLEVQDQLVIHEGHLWVPLYENDGRITAVWVEMEGLTSLEVQLVNYAVRNFAIALKATGLREEGEVEARQLGAWLNTELEQEKNDAEIPDDMTLKGRLFGDMIPFLLSSEIAHSPQISYRSLMKLLRSYFENEILLIPLQEKEWLILARKELLTGGDDKDDEEESVDELLAQTSMGLHELIASEWVGVFHLAVAPAIVPVKGLTGSVALLRETIVLGRIFQVGEYIHLPWELHLERLVNSIPDARRKQLLGQIGDYSTVLSDKEMLLTLETFFEMDCNVSETAKKLYIHRNTLLYRLDKIKQETGADVRSFGDAAIVKLTMLLYKVTKRK; encoded by the coding sequence ATGGGATTAGAAGTACAGGATCAATTGGTAATCCATGAGGGTCACCTCTGGGTACCTCTGTATGAGAATGACGGACGTATAACCGCTGTTTGGGTGGAGATGGAGGGGCTCACCTCTCTGGAAGTACAACTAGTCAATTATGCAGTTCGTAATTTTGCTATTGCACTCAAAGCTACAGGGCTTAGAGAAGAAGGTGAAGTGGAGGCACGGCAGCTAGGTGCTTGGTTGAACACGGAGCTTGAGCAAGAGAAGAATGACGCTGAAATACCCGATGACATGACTCTTAAGGGGCGTCTGTTCGGAGACATGATTCCATTCCTACTTAGTAGTGAGATTGCACATAGTCCGCAGATCTCTTATCGTTCACTGATGAAACTCCTGCGTAGCTATTTTGAGAATGAAATCCTGCTTATCCCCCTTCAAGAGAAGGAATGGTTAATATTAGCTCGTAAAGAATTGCTTACGGGCGGGGATGATAAGGATGATGAAGAAGAGAGTGTAGATGAACTTCTAGCACAGACTAGTATGGGTTTACATGAGCTGATAGCAAGCGAATGGGTAGGAGTATTCCATTTGGCAGTAGCTCCGGCTATTGTTCCTGTTAAGGGATTGACAGGGTCAGTGGCTTTGCTTAGGGAGACGATTGTACTCGGTCGTATTTTTCAAGTAGGTGAATATATTCATTTACCTTGGGAATTGCATTTGGAACGTTTGGTTAATAGTATTCCAGATGCGCGACGTAAACAATTGCTTGGACAAATTGGTGATTATTCAACTGTACTATCAGATAAGGAAATGCTGCTGACCTTGGAGACTTTTTTCGAAATGGACTGTAATGTAAGTGAAACAGCCAAGAAGTTGTATATCCATCGTAATACGCTGCTATACCGTCTGGACAAGATAAAACAAGAGACAGGAGCAGATGTGCGAAGCTTTGGGGATGCCGCTATTGTGAAGCTTACTATGCTTTTGTATAAAGTGACGAAAAGGAAATAG
- a CDS encoding pro-sigmaK processing inhibitor BofA family protein has translation MLRMIALGVLVLSVVLLSLIVFRKKLGFGWLSLFGIHLILAALAIYVVNFSGLITQVHIPLNPATIGAVTVLGLPGVVMLIGLRIILF, from the coding sequence ATGCTAAGAATGATAGCTTTGGGAGTATTGGTCTTGTCGGTTGTACTGCTGAGTCTTATTGTGTTCAGAAAAAAACTTGGCTTTGGATGGCTTAGTCTGTTCGGTATTCATTTGATACTGGCTGCGCTCGCAATATATGTAGTGAATTTCTCGGGTTTAATCACACAGGTTCATATTCCATTGAACCCCGCAACCATAGGCGCAGTAACGGTTCTGGGCCTTCCGGGGGTGGTAATGTTAATAGGATTAAGAATAATTTTGTTTTAA
- a CDS encoding DUF2508 family protein, whose amino-acid sequence MMGWWSSLWRGADEEQGRKDTEGWETLLEVRKAQSEWERAYLMFDEALGQDQIDYAIYVLEAAERKYQIHLKHAKSMGLNSSQV is encoded by the coding sequence ATGATGGGATGGTGGAGCTCGTTGTGGCGGGGGGCAGATGAAGAACAGGGGAGAAAAGATACTGAGGGCTGGGAAACGTTGTTGGAGGTACGTAAGGCGCAATCGGAATGGGAGAGAGCGTACCTAATGTTTGATGAAGCGTTAGGGCAAGATCAGATTGATTACGCTATATATGTTCTGGAGGCGGCAGAGCGCAAATATCAGATACATCTCAAGCATGCTAAAAGCATGGGATTAAATAGCAGTCAGGTGTAG
- the recR gene encoding recombination mediator RecR, whose translation MYYPEPLAKLIDAFTRLPGIGPKTAARLAFHVLNMKEDDVIDFAKALVSVKRNLHYCSVCCNITDTDPCKICQDKTRDPSVICVIQDSKDLVAIERTKEFNGYYHVLQGAISPMEGIGPDDIRLKELLTRLSDERVSELIMATNPNIEGEATAMYISRLVRPFEIKITRIAHGLPVGGDLEYADEVTLSKALEGRRELF comes from the coding sequence TTGTATTATCCCGAACCGCTAGCCAAGCTGATCGACGCTTTTACGCGCTTGCCCGGGATTGGGCCGAAGACAGCCGCCCGGCTAGCTTTTCATGTGCTTAACATGAAAGAGGATGACGTCATTGATTTTGCTAAAGCGCTAGTAAGCGTCAAACGTAATCTTCACTATTGCTCCGTCTGCTGTAATATTACGGATACGGACCCATGTAAGATATGTCAGGACAAAACTAGAGATCCTTCTGTAATCTGTGTGATCCAAGACTCCAAGGATTTGGTGGCAATAGAACGAACCAAGGAGTTTAATGGGTATTATCATGTTCTACAGGGCGCGATTTCACCTATGGAAGGCATAGGTCCTGACGATATTCGGTTGAAGGAATTATTGACTCGTCTGAGCGATGAAAGAGTAAGTGAACTGATTATGGCGACCAATCCCAACATTGAGGGTGAGGCAACGGCGATGTACATCTCTCGTCTAGTTCGGCCGTTTGAGATTAAAATCACCAGGATAGCCCACGGCTTGCCTGTTGGTGGCGATCTTGAATACGCCGACGAGGTTACCTTGTCCAAAGCGTTGGAAGGACGTCGTGAGCTATTCTAG
- a CDS encoding YbaB/EbfC family nucleoid-associated protein, with translation MNNMNQMMKQVKKMQEQMLKAQEELGGKVIEGSSGGGVVTVQVNGHKKLLSIQIKPEAVDPEDVEMLQDLVITAVNDALTQAEDLANNDMGKFTGGMKIPGLF, from the coding sequence ATGAATAATATGAACCAAATGATGAAGCAAGTTAAGAAAATGCAGGAGCAAATGCTTAAAGCTCAAGAAGAACTAGGTGGCAAAGTTATTGAAGGTTCTTCAGGTGGCGGTGTAGTTACAGTTCAAGTTAATGGTCACAAAAAGTTGCTTTCTATTCAAATTAAGCCAGAAGCTGTTGATCCGGAAGATGTAGAAATGTTGCAGGATTTAGTAATCACTGCGGTTAATGATGCTTTGACCCAGGCTGAAGATCTTGCTAACAATGATATGGGCAAATTTACTGGTGGAATGAAGATCCCAGGCTTGTTCTAA